The sequence TGGCTCAGTTGTCATGGTGATAGTTGTTTTAAACCTGAGTTCAAAATTCATGTGTTTACAAATGGGGGTGGCACAGTGGTGAAAGAGGGTTCCCGGTTCCAATCCCAGCATGGCTGAGGCCAACCCTAgatgtgttttctccaggtattCTGGTTAGGTTTGGAGATTCTTAATTGTCACTAGGTAGGGTTGTCTTCAGTGTGTGAAATACCCAAAAAACTTGAATAAATTACAAACATAGAtcgataaataaatgtattaagagataaataataaagtcaaaagtgattgttatattttttatattttgacgcTCTCCACATGAATTCAATAAGGTTTGTGTGGCGAAAATTCTGGTTATAGCCTTTACAGTCCAGGAGGCTCCGCTGGTCAAAAAGAGACTCTTCTCCTCCGCTCTTTTCTAATCGCTCACTCACTTCTGCCACAATGAATTTAAAACACTTTATTGTGTCATAATCTGCGGGAAAAActtctctcctgtctgctggagtgtttgtgtgtgtgtgtgcttgtctctCTTGCTCTTGACGATCACATTCATTTAGTTATAGAtccattcaattcaattccattttatgtgtattttgctaaatcataataaacattatctcaaggcactttacataggaGGTCGAGACCTCaataattatagagaaacccaacagttccgaCAATGAGGAAGCACTTTGGCgattgtggagagaaaaaaaacctgaaagAGTAAATACTAGACAtaacttttaaagaaatgtttatgACAATCAGAAGTAACAAATATTTTTGTTACAGAGACCCTCCCAGAATTTAGCTGTTGAGGCTTTCAGGGGGTCTCAAGTATCATTTCAgaggattctctctctctctctctctctctctatctctgtattCTGGCCCTGTGATGGAACGGTGACTTGTCCGGGATGTGCCCCACCTCTCAACCAGCTGGAATTAGCTCCAGTGCCCCtcacaaccctcaaaggataagcattatagatggatgaatggttgGACAACAAGTGGTCATATGGGGTTCAAGCATTCAAGttcaattgtaaatattttgaagATGCTACAGATGCCTGTGTTCATGTGAAGGCTGAGAAAAacagtgtttttagttttactttGGACCATTGATGGCCGAGGTCAACAttatttaaaccatttcatgAAACATTACTGACTGCTTCTATGGAGAGCAAGAGACCACTTTGGGAAGAACTCACACGAACAATATCTTAAGTTGTAGTAAATTGTCAATTATCTTCTAAACGCAGAATAATACCTTAGAGGGGTAGTTCacgggaaaataaaaattcacacATTAACTACTCAAAACTATTCTGATGGAGGGTCGAGATAAAAGTTTGAGTTCACAGAAATTTAAACTCAAAGGGGTAAAGAGCATTTCAGCCGAATCCAATGCAATTTAAGTCAATTGTGCTTGCTTCTttagatgtaataaaacaacagaaaaaacataacatgcctccatactgctcgtgtggtgtcatctaaGTGTCCCCGGCATTCATATTCGTCTCGAACCAATCAAACCATCTTTGAACAGAGACAGAGGTTAAGTCAAGCCCGGCCTATTTACACAACCATCTGTTATTACATGACCAAATTTCCATGCTAATAAGTGTGGTGGTGTCCAATTCATGTAGACCATCTCCATGACAAGTCCACAAAATGTGATGAGAGCCTTGTAAAAAATGTCTGCCAACATTTTTTGCTCAAAGACTGTGTTTGAAATGGCTCACAAACTCACAGTCTTCCAAAACTGTACATAATGTTTATGTATTCATCGTCTGTTTGAAACGTGCCTGTTCACAGATtttctttaatgtttattttttcaggaTTTTCTTAATGTAGCGAGCAATTTATTGACCAACAACTGGACCGGAGTCAACTCATCTATAACATATGACATGTCATCACAATACCTTTACGGTGTGGAGAATCTGGTGAAGAACATCCAAGTGAACGACACTTTGAATATCTACAAACCAAACTTGGACCTCAAAGTCTCAAAAGGGGACTGTAATATCTCTGTGTTAAATGTCACTGTTAAACTCAACGAGACTGGCGTTCAGTTCAAAACTGTTGGTGTGAGAAATCTGATGGATAaattaaataacagttttaaaCCAACATCAACAGCTCCGCATAACCTTTTACTAATAGTCACAAAGAACGGCAGTTCTTCTACCGAGATTACAATGGACTTCCCCATCAAGAAGCTGAACgacacacaaaaactacactgTGTCTTCTGGGACACCAATAAAAAGGACTGGTCAGACACAGGTTGCAGAGTTGAACGTGATAGTAATCACACTGATGGTAATCACACACTCTGCAAGTGCAACCACCTGACTTCATTCGCTGTCCTCATGTCCAAGTCCGATACACCTAACCTCGACCTAGATACCATTACCTATGTTGGCCTGGCAGTATCCATCTGCTCTCTGGTGATCCTCCTCATCATTGAGGCTCTCGTGTGGTCTGTTGTGGTCAAGACTGATCTCTCATATTTCCGTCACACAACACTGGTGAACATCGCTGTGTTCCTCTTGCTCGCTGACTGCAGTTTTTTGGCATCTATGTCACCTGAGAATCTCAGTGCTCACTGGTGCTTAATTTTGACCTTATGCAAACACCTATTTTATTTGGCCATGTTCAGCTGGATGCTGTGCATGAGCGTCATGCTCATCCACCGGCTCATCTTTGTCTTCAACCCGCTAAGGAAAAGAGTCTTCATGTTCCTATCCAGTATCGTAGGCTACGGTTGCCCAGTTCTCATTGTGGGAATCAGCTATGTGTATTGCAGATACAACGAGAAGGAATACTATAACAAGGCCACATGCTGGCTAGTTTTTGCTGGAACCTTGGATGGCTCGTTGTTTGctttcctcctccctgtggGAACTGTTATTTTCACAAATCTTTTTTCCATGGCGGTCGTCATTTTTACTCTGTTGAAGTCCTCCGCCCCTGATGGCAGCAAGTcggatgagagggagacatttaAGAGCATCATTAGAGTGTTGATCTTTCTAACACCAGTTTTCGGAGTAACATGGGGTATTGGCTTCCTTCTGCAAATATTCAACAAGGACCACGAGGCATACCCTTTTCTTCTGTACAGTTTCACCATCCTTAATTCCTTCCAGGTAATATGAACAGAGCATACACACCAAACATAATGTTGATATTAGCAGTGCTTTGATCCTCCTTTTCTTACTTAATGCCTGTTCTACATCTCAGAGTATTGTATGCGATGATCAATCTGGCATCAGTGCTCTCTTTTCCCAAAATGTTACCGTTATTTATTCCAGACCACGAAACAGAGTGGACCATCAGAGTAACCATTtaagacaaaaatataaaacataacaaACAAGAATTTCTGGCAAACTTAATAAGAGTTTGAAATGCACTGTGGTTACAATGCAGgtaagaaaaaacaagacataTTTGATCACTGCATCCTTGGTTGGTATTGTAcctctctgcaaacacacacacaagctgactGCTCAAAGTTTGAATAGCTTACTGTTAACATAAAGACTGTATGAAGGTGCTGTTTAGTTAACATACATATATAACGGAGAGGTATGCTGAGGTTACATTCACACTACTGTTTTAGTTTAACAACCTGATGTCCACACTACACCAGAGTTTTTGAGCCCAGAAAACAGTAGCTTTGGGAAACGTTGCTCtcccaaaataaaacaattaacttTGACCTCGAGTGGTGAATACAGCGTGGATgatgaaatacaaacattgcTAACCTTTAGTGTCAGAAACAGTGTCACCTTGATGAAGGTCCAAGCCAAGAAATCAGTGCTCCTACTTTTTACCATTGCTGCTCCTTGTTCTTAGTATTTTTCTAAAACTGACAGCTGCAGGgtaatctacttcctgtttacaccagtgCACAGTTCACGTGTATGGCAATGTGAGTTTGGAATAAACTTAAAAGAGATTGTTAtgattttcaaatgtttatcagtagtttttttcattattatttgttcCACCATTGCATAAGGCACATTTACAAACGTCAAACAACCTCCTGCTGTAATTTGTATTGCCCTTTGAGAAGAAATGCATTACTTATAATGAAATTTGAAAAGTGCAGTAACTTTGACACTTCTCCTACAGGGCCTTTTCGTGATGTTAACAGGGGTTTTTGCAGAGCCAAAggtatttttgtcattttacttTTGCTGTTCCTGCTCCATCTGTTTCAATATGGTCATTGTGCTATTATaatatgcaaaaactacaacaCTGCCTGTGGGACCGACACAAAATGCATTATAGAACCCAATAATCCTTCCAGTTATTAAAAcgatttgttatttgttttattattaacagGTCCGTCAAGAACTGTTAAAGCGAATGGTAGGTTTGCCAAGATGTTCTTTTCATAATTACACCACAACATGACAGACATGTGCATCATTTCGCGGTTTTCTTCTACTTTCAGGATAAAGGAAAATATGACACCATGAAGAATTCAACCTCAGCCTCAAAcacaaaagtaaaaatgaaGGCAAAGGTCAGTCTTATGTTGTTATTAGTTGTCCTTATGTGTTGATGCATTTGCTCTATCTTCAGAGATGCACACATAAAATTTCAGGCATATAGATCCACTTAGGCTGTAGAGCGGATTGCTGTCAGCATGTTGATATGCTAACGCAATGACTATGCTGGTCCGTGGGTATAATTTTTTACAATGTTTACAATCTTAGTTTGTCGGTTAGCATTGAGTTGCAAAATTGTTTATGTCTGTAGTTTCTAGGTATTTGTTCATGAAGCACTGGACAGTTGGAATTCTGACCTGATAATGGCATCAGATTGAAAGTTTAAGGAATCACAAAAGCATTCAAATTAAGGGAGGGCAATATATATATCGATAAATAGAATGCAAGGTGTGTTCAAGTGAAGCAGCCagtcagtgactttgttgaagaacagttgaaacaaaaattgaaaacacagagttcatTCTATTTTCCACAACTGCTTAATGATCAGAAACCactacatttatatttgactcgaaacaaggacatttacattgtgttttaagcctaaatgtccacaGATATCTTTCGACAAGGTGCATTTAGGGAATTATTTGTACAGGGATATAGAGACGTTTTTTACAATATCGAGATATATATTGTgtattgatatttgttttagGTTATAATCATTAGGTTATAAATCTGTACCAAATTTGATGATAATCCCTACAATCGAGGTGGTATTTGGAAGGTAGCCCTACAGTATTCCGAATTCCAAATTTTCTTTTAATATCTTCAATGTTACTTTATAAGATGCAACAATTTCCACCGCCAACCGATTTAGCGCAGACTCATACTGCAGGTACGCGTCTCTTGCTGCGTGGAGCCCCATGCTG comes from Pleuronectes platessa chromosome 17, fPlePla1.1, whole genome shotgun sequence and encodes:
- the LOC128460616 gene encoding adhesion G-protein coupled receptor F3, whose translation is MVNITAPDDIVCYKSNHTLECTFEGTATSTGWKLIREHKHLELKNGTLVTLTKCHIDSKNSSCIAVKLKEVTGTGSGTYECQFTFGSVNHTAKAELKVALLPEKITMKIDPPVADCSDSSNLEVPVIVNVTATIQNSNESYNVSWQFPGAGLSKGSKPASEGTLVFSFKSEFSCKKMNETKWEVSFKNQKGQTKNESVDILVISASEKFCAVHDKWPKTPEGGTVINQCENGKTGYKSRTCGKDGEWQTVFSSCISAEMTKVIDAAELFKTGIGATQEAAMEIFESLKNTTSSKSSDDYAGINASISIINIMASGSENITLKEEVFDDFLNVASNLLTNNWTGVNSSITYDMSSQYLYGVENLVKNIQVNDTLNIYKPNLDLKVSKGDCNISVLNVTVKLNETGVQFKTVGVRNLMDKLNNSFKPTSTAPHNLLLIVTKNGSSSTEITMDFPIKKLNDTQKLHCVFWDTNKKDWSDTGCRVERDSNHTDGNHTLCKCNHLTSFAVLMSKSDTPNLDLDTITYVGLAVSICSLVILLIIEALVWSVVVKTDLSYFRHTTLVNIAVFLLLADCSFLASMSPENLSAHWCLILTLCKHLFYLAMFSWMLCMSVMLIHRLIFVFNPLRKRVFMFLSSIVGYGCPVLIVGISYVYCRYNEKEYYNKATCWLVFAGTLDGSLFAFLLPVGTVIFTNLFSMAVVIFTLLKSSAPDGSKSDERETFKSIIRVLIFLTPVFGVTWGIGFLLQIFNKDHEAYPFLLYSFTILNSFQGLFVMLTGVFAEPKDKGKYDTMKNSTSASNTKVKMKAKAELDPLAGRMFDTPGLDHLKNNRDLTAEI